One segment of Rubripirellula amarantea DNA contains the following:
- a CDS encoding VWA domain-containing protein, which translates to MSGLLSWLADFHWLRPMGFWLLVPIAAVYWFCVRNNSLQQSLSDQVAPHLLKHLVVDGGKQTRLRPAEVLLGLWLLGTIALAGPSWRKEPSPFADDASNLWVILKLTPSMQSDDVLPSRLERVRNKLHDLMELRKGSATGLVVYSESAHLVVPPTNDSGVIVEMLQSLDPGVMPGEGDSLADALTLTAEHIKRDSVAASILVIADSAEDPQQASLQLWKKSYRVGLQWWVPIAPESNLAGLGIEEAAKILDVSLERLTPDDADIKVVAGHAKSSLVTSMTDPSAQWRDEGYWLLWPIGIGAAFWSRRGWSVASGGLS; encoded by the coding sequence ATGAGTGGCCTACTTTCATGGTTGGCTGATTTTCATTGGTTGCGACCGATGGGATTCTGGTTGCTGGTTCCGATAGCGGCGGTGTACTGGTTTTGTGTGCGAAACAATAGTTTGCAGCAATCGCTTTCGGATCAAGTCGCTCCTCACTTACTCAAACATTTGGTGGTCGACGGAGGCAAGCAAACTCGTCTACGTCCGGCGGAGGTTCTACTTGGACTGTGGTTGCTGGGGACGATTGCCCTAGCAGGACCGAGTTGGCGAAAAGAACCATCTCCCTTTGCTGACGACGCGTCCAACTTGTGGGTGATCCTGAAACTCACGCCGTCGATGCAAAGTGACGACGTGTTGCCCTCACGACTCGAGCGAGTGCGGAACAAATTGCATGACTTGATGGAGTTGCGAAAGGGCTCGGCGACGGGCTTGGTGGTTTATTCCGAATCCGCACATCTGGTGGTGCCGCCGACCAACGACAGCGGTGTGATTGTTGAGATGTTGCAGTCACTCGATCCCGGTGTGATGCCCGGCGAAGGAGATTCGTTAGCAGACGCGCTTACTCTAACTGCCGAGCATATCAAGCGTGATTCGGTCGCTGCGTCGATCCTTGTGATTGCTGATTCCGCCGAGGACCCTCAACAGGCTTCGCTGCAGCTTTGGAAAAAGAGCTATCGAGTGGGTTTGCAATGGTGGGTTCCGATTGCCCCCGAATCAAACCTGGCTGGGCTAGGTATTGAGGAGGCGGCAAAGATTTTAGATGTTTCGTTGGAGCGACTTACGCCCGATGACGCCGACATCAAGGTAGTGGCCGGGCACGCCAAGAGTTCGCTAGTAACGTCGATGACAGACCCGTCTGCACAATGGCGAGACGAAGGATATTGGTTGCTTTGGCCAATTGGAATCGGAGCGGCATTCTGGAGTCGTCGGGGTTGGAGCGTCGCATCAGGGGGACTTTCATGA
- a CDS encoding tetratricopeptide repeat protein produces MNNTRHFVKRMAMVLTGMLLALAVVAGFQQRGSFWLTADQRGQHLFDRGDYDAAAQAFEDPFRRAVALSKTGDFKRAASLFSTIPGPQAAFNQANMLVMLGEYGPAIKRYDHALELRPDWEPAVNNRAIALGRASRLDKEGGEMTGGKLGADEIVFDQSNSPGGSSDDDDETVDGESLSDSELQAIWLRQVQTTPRDFLKSKFAFQQAMRQTEPTDEK; encoded by the coding sequence ATGAACAACACTCGCCACTTCGTAAAACGCATGGCAATGGTGCTGACTGGAATGCTTCTCGCGCTGGCGGTGGTCGCGGGCTTTCAACAACGCGGCTCATTTTGGTTGACTGCTGATCAGCGAGGGCAGCACTTGTTCGATCGCGGCGACTACGACGCAGCAGCCCAAGCGTTTGAGGATCCGTTTCGAAGGGCCGTCGCATTGTCCAAAACGGGTGATTTTAAGCGTGCTGCCTCGTTATTCTCGACCATTCCCGGTCCACAGGCAGCATTCAATCAAGCCAACATGCTTGTCATGTTAGGGGAGTATGGCCCAGCAATTAAACGCTACGACCATGCCCTTGAATTACGTCCCGATTGGGAACCTGCGGTCAACAATCGGGCAATCGCACTGGGACGCGCATCGCGGCTAGACAAAGAGGGCGGTGAAATGACCGGGGGAAAACTAGGGGCTGACGAAATCGTGTTTGATCAATCCAATTCGCCCGGAGGATCGTCCGACGATGATGACGAAACCGTCGATGGCGAATCACTCTCGGATTCGGAACTTCAAGCGATTTGGTTGCGTCAAGTGCAGACCACACCGAGAGATTTTCTGAAGAGTAAGTTTGCGTTTCAGCAGGCGATGCGGCAAACGGAGCCGACCGATGAGAAGTAG
- a CDS encoding SgcJ/EcaC family oxidoreductase, with the protein MRIDFANYGAVLCLPVALFLCGVTVAQEPVSSDAQSVASEIEGYVKDFNDANVDGIAARWMDQGRMTNVDGSVTNGREEIVEQLTSYFADAKGAMLSVDVKSIELISPSVARETGVATLSVPDGDSELTSYVAIHIKTASGWKLDSIEESQYVEPRPSSYEHLKGLEWMIGTWAASDDESSITTTCRWSKNQNFIIRSFAVEGQDDDPFEGTQVVGWDPIHESIRSWTFDSDGGYAAGRWTNEGNRWTVNSKSVLPDGRVGSSTHVYRLGDDGSLTFQSIARQVDGELLPSIGPVTVDRKD; encoded by the coding sequence ATGAGAATTGATTTTGCCAACTATGGTGCTGTGCTTTGTTTGCCGGTTGCACTCTTTCTTTGCGGTGTGACGGTCGCACAAGAGCCGGTCTCAAGCGATGCTCAATCCGTCGCCAGCGAGATTGAAGGCTATGTCAAGGATTTCAACGACGCCAACGTTGACGGCATTGCAGCACGTTGGATGGATCAGGGGCGGATGACCAATGTCGACGGCAGTGTGACCAATGGACGTGAAGAGATTGTCGAGCAATTAACGTCATACTTCGCGGACGCCAAAGGGGCGATGCTTTCGGTTGATGTGAAGTCCATTGAGTTAATTTCGCCAAGTGTCGCCCGCGAGACAGGTGTTGCAACTTTGAGTGTTCCGGATGGCGATTCGGAATTGACCAGCTACGTCGCCATTCATATCAAGACCGCAAGCGGGTGGAAACTCGATTCGATCGAGGAAAGCCAGTACGTTGAACCACGGCCATCAAGCTATGAGCATTTGAAGGGTTTGGAGTGGATGATTGGTACATGGGCCGCAAGTGACGATGAATCATCAATCACGACGACCTGCCGATGGTCGAAGAACCAAAACTTCATCATTCGTTCCTTCGCCGTCGAAGGTCAGGACGACGATCCTTTTGAAGGCACTCAAGTTGTGGGTTGGGATCCCATTCATGAATCCATTCGTTCGTGGACATTCGATTCCGACGGAGGTTACGCTGCCGGACGTTGGACGAACGAAGGCAATCGCTGGACAGTGAACTCTAAGAGCGTGCTTCCCGATGGGCGAGTGGGATCGTCCACGCATGTCTATCGGCTCGGCGATGACGGATCACTCACCTTTCAGTCGATCGCTCGGCAAGTGGACGGAGAGCTTTTGCCAAGTATCGGGCCAGTAACGGTGGATCGAAAAGACTAG
- a CDS encoding BatD family protein, whose product MRSRLLTVLLALILISAWNSSVRAADPIVRINTDPAAGESLVVGQRIRLMLDVLDSEGWANVPHLPSVKVSGAVVYVPDGQATRLTETIKGESYTGQRNEWWVYPQRAQPLMVPPINVDIEVKKFGAKEDVVTKTVSTQPVSLEAKLPEGVASTNGWVVAKSFDVTQSWEPNADDATFVVGDGIVRTIRRTIKDAPAMMMPAIKLPTTAGTKMYPKAAETSDSNNRGELEAIRVDRTTYVFTRPGSIEVPPIDIVWWSSSQNKMINETLPGQTFQVSAAIGDSGSAAAHDTQKISSQNRRWFGVGVVVLTLMGGALSWWIGHWALLRRRTRQMKFSFDPLPPLNP is encoded by the coding sequence ATGAGAAGTAGGCTTCTAACAGTTCTTCTTGCATTGATCTTGATCAGTGCTTGGAACTCGAGCGTTCGTGCCGCGGATCCCATTGTGCGAATCAATACTGATCCTGCGGCGGGCGAGTCGCTCGTCGTGGGGCAACGCATTCGTTTGATGCTGGATGTCTTAGACAGTGAAGGTTGGGCCAATGTCCCCCATCTTCCGTCTGTCAAAGTCTCGGGAGCGGTCGTGTATGTACCGGACGGGCAAGCGACTCGTTTAACCGAAACTATCAAGGGTGAAAGTTACACGGGGCAACGTAACGAATGGTGGGTGTACCCCCAACGCGCACAACCATTGATGGTTCCACCGATAAACGTTGACATCGAAGTAAAAAAGTTTGGTGCGAAAGAAGATGTGGTGACAAAAACGGTTTCGACCCAGCCCGTTTCGCTAGAAGCCAAACTTCCCGAGGGCGTAGCGAGTACCAACGGTTGGGTCGTCGCGAAAAGTTTTGATGTGACTCAAAGTTGGGAACCCAATGCAGATGATGCTACGTTTGTTGTGGGTGACGGAATCGTTCGTACGATAAGGCGAACCATCAAGGATGCACCTGCCATGATGATGCCGGCGATTAAGTTACCTACGACGGCCGGCACAAAGATGTATCCAAAGGCAGCCGAAACGTCCGATTCGAACAATCGTGGCGAGTTAGAGGCGATTCGAGTTGATCGCACGACGTATGTGTTTACTCGCCCGGGAAGCATTGAAGTGCCGCCGATTGATATCGTTTGGTGGAGCTCAAGCCAAAACAAAATGATCAACGAAACGTTGCCTGGACAAACGTTTCAAGTCAGTGCCGCGATCGGTGATTCCGGAAGTGCCGCAGCACACGATACCCAGAAGATTTCATCACAAAACAGGCGTTGGTTCGGCGTAGGCGTCGTGGTTCTCACGCTGATGGGCGGTGCTCTATCGTGGTGGATCGGCCACTGGGCATTACTTCGTCGGCGAACACGGCAAATGAAATTCTCGTTCGATCCCTTGCCCCCACTTAATCCGTAG
- a CDS encoding DUF58 domain-containing protein, with protein sequence MKNTLQSNRDAARATDLSNRDDLDDPRVRTNLHQLMRLRAKAKDFSFLPQQPVQSLLAGRHASRVRGRGLNFEEIRAYHAGDDIRTIDWKVTARLRSPHTRVFTEERDRPTLLVVDQRIGMFFGTQHNMKSVTAAEAVALAAWRVIDVGDRVGMIVFDDQRYDTERISRSRNGVMRMLRTLVEYGGRLHADSPATHNPDMLGKAINAAERLATHNHLVVIISDFFGLNDSVRQRIRKIRSHNDVIAVLVHDPSASRLPTSNQFVISDGELQVEVPSKGSGLQRLQEATAGRIADVLKLQQELQIPVLPVSTAEDTSRQIQKLMGRR encoded by the coding sequence ATGAAAAACACGCTTCAATCCAATCGAGATGCGGCAAGGGCAACCGATTTGTCAAACCGCGACGATCTGGATGATCCTCGCGTACGCACCAATCTGCACCAGTTGATGCGGCTTCGGGCCAAGGCGAAAGACTTCTCATTCCTGCCTCAACAACCCGTCCAAAGCCTGTTGGCGGGGCGCCATGCATCGCGGGTTCGTGGGCGAGGATTGAACTTTGAAGAAATCCGCGCCTATCATGCTGGCGATGACATTCGCACCATCGACTGGAAAGTCACAGCCAGACTGCGTAGTCCTCACACGCGAGTCTTTACTGAAGAACGAGATCGTCCAACTCTATTGGTGGTGGATCAACGCATTGGGATGTTCTTCGGTACGCAGCACAACATGAAGTCGGTAACGGCGGCAGAGGCCGTAGCGCTGGCGGCATGGAGAGTCATCGACGTCGGCGATCGGGTGGGAATGATTGTGTTTGATGACCAGCGTTACGATACGGAGCGGATTAGCCGTAGTCGCAATGGTGTGATGCGGATGCTGCGAACGCTTGTCGAATATGGCGGACGATTGCACGCGGATTCGCCGGCCACTCACAATCCCGACATGTTGGGCAAAGCGATTAACGCGGCCGAACGACTTGCCACGCACAATCATCTGGTGGTCATCATTAGCGATTTTTTTGGGCTGAATGATTCCGTTCGCCAGCGGATTCGCAAGATTCGGTCTCACAACGATGTCATTGCGGTTCTCGTCCATGACCCGAGCGCATCGCGACTACCGACCAGCAACCAATTCGTGATTAGCGACGGCGAGTTACAGGTGGAAGTGCCAAGCAAAGGTAGTGGACTACAAAGACTGCAAGAGGCAACTGCGGGGCGGATCGCGGATGTGTTAAAGCTACAGCAGGAACTGCAAATCCCGGTTCTGCCAGTTAGCACCGCCGAGGACACGAGTCGCCAAATTCAGAAATTGATGGGGCGACGATAG
- a CDS encoding DUF4381 domain-containing protein — protein MESDPYSLSALEDIIAPDPVGWFPLAMGWWFVIALGAIWLAYGFIVWVIEYRHNSYRREGVKLIKKLRDEPSLEVGLRRIDEVLKRVAMVSYSRERVASLWGTDWVAFLRSSVQEFRLSDSNAKIMAAANYQKVADTFGREDYLATLQAASAWIREHDRGDDAC, from the coding sequence ATGGAATCGGATCCTTATAGCCTTAGCGCCCTTGAAGATATCATCGCGCCGGATCCGGTCGGTTGGTTCCCATTGGCTATGGGATGGTGGTTCGTGATTGCTTTGGGAGCGATTTGGTTGGCCTATGGATTTATCGTTTGGGTAATTGAGTATCGCCATAATTCTTATCGCCGCGAAGGTGTAAAGCTCATCAAAAAACTTCGAGACGAACCGTCACTTGAAGTTGGACTGCGAAGAATCGACGAAGTGCTCAAGCGAGTTGCCATGGTGTCGTATTCCCGAGAAAGAGTCGCCTCGTTGTGGGGAACCGATTGGGTGGCGTTTCTTCGTTCATCGGTCCAAGAATTTCGCTTGAGTGATTCCAACGCGAAGATAATGGCGGCGGCGAACTATCAAAAGGTTGCGGATACTTTTGGTCGGGAAGACTATCTGGCAACCTTGCAGGCGGCATCGGCATGGATTCGCGAGCACGATCGAGGCGATGACGCATGCTAA
- a CDS encoding HAD family hydrolase, whose protein sequence is MNGKQHQQPSYTAFKVSLTVMCLSIIGSAIAKAEDSLPSWNSGPAKQSIVAFVDRVTQKQSPDYVEPTDRIAVFDNDGTLWPEAPIPFQAAFAFDEVKRRVPKEPTLAADPMVQAVLQGDIGKLIEGKHHDGLLKVMAITHAGMSTDEFATSVSDWLESAEHPRFKKAYSDLTYQPMQELLDYLRANGFKCFIVSGGGADFMRVWSERVYGIPAENVVGSTGQAKYEMRDGKPQLIKTLDHLFVDDKEGKPVGIHQFIGRRPIACFGNSDGDQAMLEYTTIDNPLPSFGLIVHHTDVEREYAYDKKPSSSGKLTTALEAASKRGWTVVDMKSDWVRVFRGSGSE, encoded by the coding sequence ATGAACGGCAAACAGCATCAACAGCCTTCTTACACAGCCTTCAAGGTTTCCTTGACGGTCATGTGTTTGTCGATCATCGGTTCCGCAATCGCAAAGGCGGAAGATTCATTGCCTTCGTGGAACAGTGGTCCAGCGAAGCAGTCAATTGTGGCGTTTGTGGACCGTGTGACTCAGAAGCAATCGCCGGACTATGTTGAGCCCACTGACCGTATCGCCGTCTTCGATAACGACGGGACGTTATGGCCGGAAGCGCCGATTCCATTCCAAGCCGCGTTCGCATTCGACGAAGTCAAGCGACGGGTTCCCAAAGAGCCCACGCTCGCCGCTGATCCGATGGTTCAAGCGGTGTTGCAAGGTGACATCGGGAAATTGATCGAGGGCAAGCATCATGATGGGCTGTTGAAGGTGATGGCGATCACGCATGCCGGCATGTCGACGGATGAGTTCGCCACTAGCGTTTCGGATTGGTTGGAATCCGCCGAACATCCTCGCTTCAAGAAGGCGTATTCCGACCTGACTTATCAACCGATGCAAGAGTTGTTGGACTACTTGCGAGCCAACGGGTTCAAATGCTTCATCGTGTCAGGCGGTGGTGCTGACTTCATGCGAGTTTGGTCCGAACGAGTCTATGGCATTCCGGCTGAAAATGTGGTGGGCTCCACTGGGCAGGCGAAGTACGAAATGCGTGATGGCAAGCCGCAGTTGATCAAAACACTGGATCATCTTTTTGTAGACGATAAGGAAGGCAAGCCCGTCGGTATTCACCAGTTTATCGGGCGGCGTCCCATCGCATGCTTTGGCAACAGCGATGGCGATCAAGCGATGTTGGAGTACACCACGATCGACAATCCGCTTCCGAGTTTCGGATTGATTGTCCATCACACCGACGTTGAACGAGAATACGCTTACGATAAAAAACCTTCGAGTTCGGGCAAGTTGACCACGGCGCTTGAAGCTGCATCGAAACGTGGATGGACAGTGGTCGATATGAAGAGCGATTGGGTGCGTGTGTTTCGAGGATCGGGTAGCGAATAG
- a CDS encoding AAA family ATPase translates to MTPREQIVELQHRMSASIIGQEHVVQQLLLTLLCDGNALLEGLPGLAKTRAIKTLSENLESEFSRIQFTPDVLPSDITGAEIYLGEEAAERFVFQNGPIFANLVLADEINRAPAKVQAALLEAMEEHQVTVSGKTHTLPELFMVLATQNPVEQEGTYPLPEAQMDRFLMHITMTHPDDASELAIMRLVRGESAGNADAGERPAIIPQRTVFDARIEIDQVQIAEPIEKYIVAIVAGTRRPQAFGEKLGRWIQVGVSPRGTLALDKVSRAHAWYHGRDHVSPEDVQAVAHDCLRHRLMLTYEASADGVTPDQVIDELLTQVAVA, encoded by the coding sequence ATGACTCCTCGCGAACAGATCGTCGAACTGCAGCATCGTATGTCAGCGTCCATCATCGGACAGGAGCACGTGGTCCAGCAGTTATTGTTGACGCTTTTGTGTGATGGCAATGCTTTGCTTGAAGGCTTGCCAGGGCTGGCAAAGACTCGGGCGATCAAGACGCTTTCCGAGAATCTAGAGTCGGAATTTAGTCGCATTCAGTTCACGCCTGACGTGCTGCCATCGGACATTACCGGTGCGGAGATTTATTTGGGCGAAGAGGCGGCGGAACGATTTGTATTTCAAAACGGGCCGATCTTTGCCAACTTGGTCTTGGCTGATGAGATCAACCGTGCGCCCGCGAAGGTCCAGGCGGCGTTGTTGGAAGCGATGGAGGAACACCAGGTCACCGTATCGGGAAAGACACATACGTTGCCGGAATTGTTCATGGTTCTAGCGACCCAAAATCCGGTTGAGCAGGAAGGAACTTACCCGTTGCCCGAAGCTCAAATGGACCGTTTCTTGATGCATATCACCATGACACATCCGGATGATGCATCCGAACTTGCGATCATGCGGTTGGTGCGCGGTGAGTCCGCTGGAAACGCGGACGCTGGTGAACGGCCTGCAATAATTCCGCAGCGGACCGTTTTCGATGCGAGAATCGAAATTGACCAAGTTCAAATTGCTGAGCCGATTGAAAAGTACATCGTTGCGATTGTCGCCGGAACACGGCGGCCTCAAGCGTTTGGCGAAAAACTGGGACGTTGGATTCAAGTTGGCGTCAGTCCTCGCGGCACCCTTGCTCTCGACAAGGTGTCACGAGCACACGCTTGGTATCACGGGCGCGACCATGTGAGTCCCGAAGACGTCCAAGCCGTAGCGCATGATTGTTTGCGTCATCGGTTGATGCTGACGTACGAGGCGAGTGCGGATGGTGTGACCCCCGATCAAGTTATCGATGAACTCCTGACGCAAGTTGCGGTCGCATGA
- a CDS encoding SHD1 domain-containing protein, with translation MRTTILLLILLLFSVTSLPAHARTWTSANGHYTLDADAIAFNDTTVILKKENGDLVAVEVDELSESDREFLSSKEFGDDLAKSIDEMQTWTSVDGLKVRGRVLAFGRRDIAVSRQRGKVHVGDKAFGDLDELHQKVVLKVMSKLEGQEFASEHDLTKWAKGLGAEPKVYPLEGVLMQLESGDEIGVPFFMFSSEDLKVLQPGWQAWLESEKDVAMQNRESLMMQAEAMEYQRGNRQRQQIELLKLNMMAIANGITSLWEVGLQPGQGVYGRPTTAVINARDSLAASQMAVTRYPGYTVSFVRRVSR, from the coding sequence ATGCGTACTACAATCTTACTTTTAATCCTGTTGCTCTTTTCAGTCACTTCGTTGCCTGCGCATGCCAGAACATGGACGAGTGCAAATGGTCACTACACGTTGGACGCTGACGCCATCGCGTTCAATGACACAACCGTCATCTTGAAGAAAGAGAACGGTGATTTGGTGGCAGTGGAAGTCGATGAGCTATCGGAAAGCGATCGTGAGTTCTTAAGCTCAAAGGAGTTTGGCGACGATCTTGCGAAGTCTATTGACGAGATGCAGACCTGGACGTCCGTTGACGGTTTGAAAGTTCGCGGGCGGGTTTTGGCGTTCGGTCGAAGGGACATCGCGGTTTCTCGCCAACGAGGAAAAGTGCATGTCGGCGATAAAGCGTTCGGTGATCTCGACGAGCTTCACCAAAAGGTCGTGCTTAAAGTAATGTCAAAGCTGGAGGGGCAAGAGTTTGCATCCGAGCATGACCTGACCAAATGGGCGAAAGGTCTGGGGGCAGAGCCAAAGGTTTATCCTTTGGAAGGTGTGTTGATGCAACTTGAGTCAGGCGATGAAATCGGTGTTCCCTTTTTCATGTTCAGTTCAGAAGACTTGAAGGTTTTGCAGCCCGGGTGGCAGGCTTGGCTCGAATCCGAGAAAGATGTAGCGATGCAGAATCGAGAGAGCTTGATGATGCAAGCCGAGGCCATGGAGTACCAACGAGGCAATCGCCAGCGTCAGCAGATCGAGTTGTTGAAGTTGAACATGATGGCGATTGCGAACGGGATTACTTCGCTATGGGAAGTCGGTTTGCAACCGGGACAAGGTGTCTACGGGCGTCCGACGACTGCAGTGATCAATGCGAGGGATAGTCTCGCGGCGTCGCAGATGGCGGTGACTCGATATCCCGGCTACACGGTTAGCTTCGTTCGTCGCGTCAGTCGATGA
- a CDS encoding VWA domain-containing protein: protein MLTFAYPWLLGLVVLPLLLRWLLPSFEQPRSAIRVPMFDVAVDALGASPGKGAVVRRRRWSQTLAFAICWLTLSISLARPQWLGDPIVREVATRDLLLAVDLSGSMETEDFTDQNDNRADRLTATKQVLGDFLAQRKGDRVGMVVFGSGAFVQIPFTQDLDVCQELLNELYPRMAGPKTALGDAIGLGITLFERSDMDSKVLIAMTDGNDTGSRVPPAEAAKIAADKGIVIHTIGVGDPEAAGEELLDEEALKQVAKETSGNYFRAEDRDRLAMVYEKLDSMDTREVKTVSHRPRSELFAWFLAVTMVISILHHAVWGVLTAVQRLKIVSRADRDEASSDVLQTQRGVAG, encoded by the coding sequence ATGCTAACTTTTGCCTATCCGTGGCTACTCGGTCTGGTTGTGTTGCCGTTATTACTGCGTTGGTTGCTGCCGAGTTTCGAACAACCGCGTAGCGCAATTCGAGTGCCAATGTTTGACGTTGCCGTCGACGCCCTCGGTGCCTCGCCGGGAAAAGGCGCGGTGGTGCGACGTCGCCGTTGGTCGCAAACGCTCGCTTTTGCGATCTGTTGGCTCACTCTTTCAATATCGCTTGCTCGACCACAATGGCTTGGGGATCCAATCGTACGTGAAGTCGCAACGCGGGATTTGTTGCTAGCGGTCGACCTTTCAGGATCCATGGAAACGGAAGACTTCACGGATCAAAACGACAATCGCGCCGATCGTTTAACAGCGACCAAACAAGTCTTAGGCGACTTCCTTGCGCAACGAAAAGGCGACCGTGTCGGCATGGTCGTGTTTGGTTCTGGAGCGTTCGTGCAGATTCCTTTCACACAAGATCTAGACGTTTGCCAAGAATTGTTAAACGAACTGTACCCTCGAATGGCTGGGCCGAAGACCGCGTTGGGCGATGCTATTGGTTTGGGAATCACGCTCTTTGAACGTAGCGACATGGACAGCAAAGTCCTCATCGCAATGACCGACGGCAACGACACGGGAAGTCGTGTTCCTCCTGCCGAGGCAGCGAAGATCGCCGCGGACAAAGGCATCGTAATTCACACGATTGGAGTTGGCGACCCAGAAGCTGCAGGCGAAGAATTGTTGGACGAGGAAGCTTTGAAGCAAGTCGCCAAAGAAACTAGTGGTAACTACTTTCGCGCCGAAGATCGCGATCGCCTTGCAATGGTTTACGAAAAACTGGACTCGATGGATACGCGTGAGGTAAAAACGGTCTCGCACCGACCTCGCAGTGAGTTGTTCGCATGGTTCCTTGCGGTCACGATGGTAATCTCAATTCTCCACCATGCTGTTTGGGGTGTCCTCACCGCAGTTCAACGATTGAAGATTGTCTCGCGTGCAGATCGCGATGAAGCGAGTTCCGACGTCTTGCAAACCCAGCGAGGTGTCGCCGGATGA
- a CDS encoding arylsulfatase, with protein MNAGSKYRIAKTLLAIIAVFAVVTTADRSHAKPPNIVIIWGDDIGRSNISAYTHGLMGYQTPNIDRVAREGMMFTDYYAEQSCTAGRASFIMGQHGLRTGLTKVGMPGATAGMQVEDPTIAGLLKNHGYATGQFGKNHLGDRDEMLPTNHGFDEFYGNLYHLNAEEEPEHRDYPKDPEFRKKYGPRGVLHSFADGKIEDTGPLTRKRMETIDDDVADRATDFMERQTKAEKPFFVWVNFTHMHFRTHVKPESLGQSGRWMSEYADAMIDHDKNVGTVLDKIDELGIGDDTFVMYSTDNGPHMNTWPDAAMTPFRNEKNSNWEGAYRVPAMVRYPGKIKPGSISNEIVSHLDWLPTILAMAGESDVKEKLLTGHKAIGRDYKVHLDGYNLLPYLTGEEEKGPRESFIYCNDDQQLTALRFDNWKMVFLEQRVNGTLQIWAEPFTTLRVPKIFNLRGDPYERADVTSNTYYDWLIDRVYLLGPAQDYVGTFLKTFQEYPARQKAASFNLDEVMRTLSEGGSK; from the coding sequence ATGAATGCTGGATCCAAATACAGGATCGCCAAAACTTTATTGGCGATCATTGCCGTCTTCGCGGTTGTCACAACCGCGGATCGGTCGCATGCCAAGCCGCCTAATATTGTCATCATTTGGGGTGACGACATCGGTCGCTCGAATATCAGTGCCTACACGCATGGTTTGATGGGGTATCAAACACCCAACATCGATCGTGTCGCTCGCGAAGGAATGATGTTCACGGACTACTATGCCGAGCAGAGTTGTACTGCCGGTCGTGCTTCATTCATCATGGGACAGCATGGACTTCGTACTGGTTTGACCAAAGTCGGCATGCCTGGGGCAACCGCTGGTATGCAGGTCGAAGATCCTACCATCGCTGGCTTGCTAAAGAATCACGGTTACGCAACCGGACAATTCGGCAAGAACCACTTGGGTGACCGTGATGAGATGCTGCCGACGAATCACGGCTTCGATGAGTTCTACGGAAACCTCTATCACCTCAACGCTGAAGAGGAACCCGAGCATCGGGACTATCCGAAGGATCCAGAATTTCGCAAGAAGTATGGTCCTCGCGGTGTCTTGCATTCGTTTGCCGATGGCAAAATCGAAGATACTGGCCCACTGACTCGCAAGCGTATGGAAACGATTGACGACGATGTCGCTGATCGGGCTACTGATTTCATGGAACGGCAAACGAAAGCCGAGAAGCCTTTCTTTGTTTGGGTGAACTTCACCCACATGCACTTTCGAACCCACGTCAAACCCGAAAGTCTTGGCCAATCGGGACGATGGATGAGTGAGTATGCCGATGCCATGATCGACCACGACAAGAACGTGGGAACGGTTCTGGACAAGATTGACGAATTGGGAATTGGGGACGATACGTTCGTGATGTACAGCACCGATAATGGCCCCCACATGAATACGTGGCCTGATGCGGCTATGACTCCGTTTCGCAATGAAAAGAACAGCAACTGGGAAGGCGCTTACCGCGTGCCGGCAATGGTGCGTTACCCAGGTAAAATTAAGCCGGGAAGCATCTCGAACGAGATCGTTTCGCACCTGGACTGGTTGCCCACAATCTTGGCGATGGCAGGTGAAAGCGACGTCAAAGAAAAACTGCTGACCGGTCATAAGGCCATCGGACGCGACTACAAAGTTCACTTGGACGGCTACAACTTGCTTCCGTACTTGACGGGTGAGGAAGAAAAGGGACCTCGAGAATCCTTCATTTACTGCAACGATGACCAGCAGCTAACCGCTCTCCGCTTTGATAATTGGAAGATGGTTTTCTTAGAGCAACGTGTGAATGGGACCTTGCAGATCTGGGCTGAACCGTTCACGACCCTTCGTGTGCCAAAGATCTTTAACTTGCGAGGCGACCCCTACGAGCGTGCCGACGTCACGTCGAACACGTACTACGACTGGCTGATCGATCGTGTGTACTTGCTCGGCCCTGCACAAGACTACGTGGGAACTTTCCTGAAGACATTCCAGGAGTATCCCGCACGTCAAAAGGCGGCTAGCTTCAACCTGGACGAAGTCATGCGAACGTTGTCCGAAGGCGGTTCGAAGTAG